In one Dama dama isolate Ldn47 chromosome 5, ASM3311817v1, whole genome shotgun sequence genomic region, the following are encoded:
- the DHRS13 gene encoding dehydrogenase/reductase SDR family member 13: MEALLLGVGLVLGAYVLVYYNLVKAPPCRGLASLRGRTAVVTGANSGIGKMTALELARRGARVVLACRSRERGEAAAFDLRQESGNNEVIFMALDLASLASVRAFATAFLSSEPRLDILIHNAGISSCGRTREPFNLLLRVNHIGPFLLTHLLLPRLKTSAPSRVVVVSSAAHRRGRLDFTRLDRPVVGWRQELRAYADSKLANVLFARELATQLEGTGVTCYAAHPGPVNSELFLRHVPGWLRPLLRPLAWLVLRAPRGGAQTPLYCALQEGIEPLSGRYFANCHVEEVPPAARDDRAAHRLWEASRKLAGLGPGEDAESDEDSQPEDPGTPSSPSSPHPEEPTASELYPSPQNSTDRSTVTRRIPVKAELEPQAC, from the exons ATGGAGGCGCTGCTGCTGGGCGTGGGGCTGGTGCTGGGCGCCTACGTGCTTGTCTACTACAACCTGGTGAAGGCCCCGCCGTGCCGCGGCCTCGCCAGCCTGCGGGGCCGCACGGCCGTAGTCACGG GCGCCAACAGCGGCATCGGGAAGATGACGGCGCTGGAGCTGGCGCGCCGGGGAGCGCGCGTGGTGCTGGCCTGCCGTAGCCGGGAGCGCGGCGAAGCGGCTGCGTTCGACCTCCGCCAG GAGAGTGGGAACAATGAAGTCATCTTCATGGCCTTGGATTTGGCCAGTCTGGCCTCCGTGAGGGCCTTTGCCACTGCCTTCCTGAGCTCCGAGCCACGGCTGGACATCCTCATCCACAATGCTG ggatcagTTCCTGCGGCCGGACCCGGGAGCCCTTTAACCTGCTGTTGCGCGTGAACCACATCGGCCCCTTCCTGCTGACGCACCTGCTGCTGCCCCGGCTCAAGACAAGCGCCCCCAGCCGTGTGGTGGTGGTCTCCTCTGCCGCCCACCGCCGGGGCCGCCTCGATTTCACACGCCTGGACCGCCCAGTGGTGGGCTGGCGGCAGGAGCTGCGGGCGTATGCCGACAGTAAGCTGGCCAACGTGTTGTTCGCCAGGGAGCTTGCCACTCAGCTTGAGGGCACTGGTGTCACCTGCTATGCAGCCCACCCAG GGCCAGTGAACTCGGAGCTCTTCCTGCGCCACGTTCCTGGATGGCTCCGCCCACTTTTGCGCCCCCTGGCTTGGCTGGTGCTCCGGGCACCGCGAGGGGGTGCCCAGACACCCCTGTACTGCGCTCTGCAGGAAGGCATTGAGCCCCTCAGCGGAAGGTACTTCGCCAATTGCCACGTGGAGGAGGTGCCCCCAGCCGCCAGAGACGACCGCGCAGCTCACCGGCTGTGGGAGGCCAGCAGGAAGCTAGCAGGGCTTGGGCCTGGGGAGGATGCCGAATCCGATGAAGATTCCCAGCCTGAGGACCCGGGGACTCCATCCTCTCCAAGCAGCCCCCACCCCGAGGAGCCCACGGCTTCCGAACTCTACCCCAGCCCTCAGAATTCAACAGACAGGTCTACGGTCACGCGCCGAATTCCGGTTAAAGCTGAACTTGAGCCTCAGGCTTGCTAA